CGGCGACGGGTCGAAGGTGTAGGCGTCCTTCATGGTGAACTCGCGGGTCCGCAGCAGGCCGCCGCGCGGGCGAGGTTCGTCGCGGAACTTCGTTTGAAAGTGATAGACGCTGACGGGGAGCTGGCGATAGGAGCCCACGAGTCGCGCGGCGAGGTCGAGGGCGATCTCCTCATGGGTGAGGGCCAGCACCATGTTGCGTTCGGCGCGATCCTTGAACCGCACGAGCTCGGGCCCGAGCGAGGCGAAGCGGCCGGTGCGTTCCCAAAGCGTGGACGGATGCACCACGGGCATGAGGAGCTCTTGGCAGCCGACGGCGTCCATTTCTTCGCGAACGACCTGCTCGATTCGTCGCAAGGTGCGCCAGCCCAACGGCAGATAGCTGAAAATCCCGGCGCCGAGCGGACGAATGAATGCGCCGCGCACCATGAGTCGGTGGGACGCGATGGTGGCGTCGGCAGGGTCTTCACGCAGGGTGCGACCGAAGAGCGAGGACAAGCGTTGCACGGACGGCCTCACGACGACCTCAAGCAGCCGCTCAGTGTATCGGCCAGCTCAGATCACGTAGTCCGGCGGGTCGCGCCGCTCGCCAAGCTGACGGATCGTTTGCCGTCGAACCGGCTCGCCGCGACGCTCCACGTAGCTGGCGCGAGGCCCGACGACCGTGGAGCCGGGGGGCACGTCTTCGGTGACGATGGCCAGCGCGCCAATGCGGCTGCCGGCGCCGATGGTGACCGGGCCGAGGATGCTGGCCCCGACGCCGATGGTCACGCCGTCCTCGACGATCGGGTGCCGCCGCTTGCCGCCGATGCCGTCGTCGCGCCACCAGCCGGTGGCGCCCAGGGTCACCTGGTGGTACAGCATGACGTCGTCGCCCACGCGCGCGGTCTCGCCAATCACCACGCCCGAGCCGTGGTCGATAAAGAAGCGGCGCCCGATTCGGGCGCCCGGATGGATTTCGATGCCGCCGGTGGCCAGTCGCGCGAACTGACTGACGGCGCGGGGCAGCACGGGCACGTCGCGCACATACAGCCAATGGGCGATCCGGTGGAAGAAAAGCGCGTGCACGCTGGGATAGAGCAACACCTCGAGCACGTTCCTGGCGGCTGGATCCTTGTCGAGCACGACGCGCATCCACTCTGGCCCGCGGCGCTTCTTGGCCGCGACTTCCGGCGTTTCAGCCGTGCTGTCATTTCCCGGGTCGATCTTCCAACCCTCCAATACGCCAAGAGCGCCCATCCCGAAGGACGGGCGCTCCCGTGATTCCACCTTCCTGCGCTGCGGCCTCGCGGCACGCAACCTCGGCGGGTGCCAAGGCACCCAAGCCCGCTACCGGGGGCCAACCGGCTCGGCCTACCCACGCCATTGCTTCGGCCGAGCGGCTCACGAGGGCAATTCGCCGTCCGACGCGCACCGGCCTCGCACCGCCGCCGGCTCGCTGTCCGCGTGAAGGACGGCTACTGGTCTCGCTCAGCGCCGCACACTTGCTTGTTCCCCGTACTTACGCCGCAAAGGCGCGAATGTCAACCGTGAGGCCGCGAATATCCGCGAATGGGCTGCGTAGAATGCTCGACATGGGCAGCTTGGCGCCGACGCAGCTATGACGGCCAACGATCCGAGCGGGCGAGGCTCAGCCCCCCGACCGACCTCCGGCGACGCGGAGCCGCCGAATGTCCCCGGAACGATTGAACGGCTTGCGGACATGGGGCCTAGCGCGTCCGAGGCGAAAGGGTCGACGGCTGCTTCACGAGACCCCGATCGGCCACTGACGCTGGCGGAGACCTGGAGCGACTTCTCGGGGTGGCTGCAGCGCACGCGTTGGCAGCGCCCCATTGCCGCCGTGGCGCTCCTCGTCGCGGGCGCCCTGGCGTGGGCCGTGATTTCGGCAGTCGTGCCCTGGCCGGAGGGAATCCCGGGAACCGTGCAGCGCGTGCTGGCCATGGACGTTGGCTGGGCGCCGCTGCCGATTCCGGACGATCCGCGGCTCGGCGCCGATCTGAGCCTTATGACCGCGGCCTGGGTGGGGGCGCCGTTGGTCTTGAGCGCGTTCTGGTTCGCGGCGGCGTATCACCTGGATCGCGAGAGTCGCCGGGCGTTCGGCGTGAGCCGCATTCCCGGCGTGCGGCATTCCACCGGCTACACGGCGATGGCCGTGCTGCTGGTGTTTCCGCTGATGGTGCTCGGCCTCGCCAGCGGCGCCTGGGGCGTGTTCATGCTCGGAACATGGGCCATCGCCTTCGGAGCCTGGGGACCCGCCGGATTCCTGGTGGCGCTGTTGGCACTCTTTGGGCTGGCGGTGCGACTGGCGAATGCGGCGCTCGACCGTCGGGCAGGGATGTCATAGCCGGGCGGAGACCCGGCCAACCGCGCTATCCCTCGATGGCCGGTCCGAGGACCAGGCGATCGCTTTCGGGATCTTCGACGAGCAAGAACTCTACCGTCGTATCGCGCGTCACCATAAGCCGAAGCCGGTCGCCAACGCGCTCACACCCCACGGCCTCTTCGGGTGTGACATCAACTCGACGACATGCATCGGCATATAGGTCACTGAGTGATACCCGACGTCGTGTGGCCAAAAGCTCTCTCCCCCCCTGCACGGTGCCTGGACGCGAAACTGGCGCCCATTCGAGATTCTGCCCCACCATACGCTGCGGCGGCGGCCCACTCACAACGTTGGGTCACGCATCGATGCGCATCGCCGGGCCAAGCTGTTACAGTATCGCGCGGCTCCGGGCGCGTGTAGAATGTCGGCAGCGTTCAGTCGACGTCAGACGTACGTGCCCACCGGGCGTGCGGGGCCGCTGGACGCGGGGGGGCGTTGGGATAGCATTCGCTTGCCCATGAATGGGGGCCTCCTTGAACAGCTTGCGTAGGTATCGGCTGTTCCTCACGTTGCTTGTTGGACCGGCGCTTGTCATCGCCATCATCGTGGTGCTGATCATCACCTTGTTCGGCGGCGGCGAGGCGGATACCACGGCCGAAACCACCACGCCAACCGTCACTACATCGCCTGGACCTGGCGACACGCAGCCCACGACAACCACCCCGCCAACGCTGCGGGTGCCACCCACCCAGACTCCGGTCATCGTGGACACGCCGACGCCGACGGTGCCGGCCGAGCCGACCGCGACGCCGACGCCCACCGCGACGCCGACGCCCGCCGGTCCCATCGAGCACACGGTCCAGGCCGATGAAACGCTGTCGGGCATTGCCGATGCGTATGGCGTGGCCTTGGGCGACATCGTGGCCTTCAACGACTTTGCCAACGCCGAAGTGATCATCTTCGTCGGACAGATCATTGAAATCCCGACCGATCCGAGCCAGCTCGCCGAGCGGCTCGGCGCGCGACCCGTGGCCGTGACGGGCGTTGTGATTCCAAGCGATGGCCTGAACGTTCGCGACCAGCCCAACACCGCCACCAGCACGGTGCAGTACGTGGCGCGCGCCGGATCGCAGCTCAACCTGACGGGCGTTTTCGAAGACATCGACGGCATCCGGTGGCATGAGGTCGAGGACGGCAACTGGGTGCAGAGCCAATACCTGGAGCTGGGCGCCACGGCGGCCCCCCTCCCGGACGCGCCTGCCACCGGCACAGGCACGGGCGCGGCGCTGACCGGGGTTGTGCTTCCCGACGACGGGCTTAACGTCCGCAACGAGCCCAACACCACCACCAGCGAGGTGCAGTACGTCGCGCTGGCCGGGGAGCAGCTCAACTTGACGGGAGAGGTTCAGGAGATCAACGGCATCCGGTGGCACGAGCTCGATGACGGGAACTGGGTGCAGGGCCAGTACCTCGAACTCGGGGGTACGGCTGCTCCGGCCCCGGCGACCACACCGGCGCCCGCAGAGACCGCCGCCCCGACGCCAACCGCCGCCGCTACGGCGGCTGCCACCGAACCACCGAGCGATGATGAACTCACGGCTGTGGTGGTGCCTGAAGGCGGACTGAACGTGCGCACGGAACCGCGTGTCCCCAACGTTCAGGCGGGCGAGGCCGACAATACGGCCTACGTCG
Above is a window of Chloroflexota bacterium DNA encoding:
- a CDS encoding serine O-acetyltransferase; this encodes MGALGVLEGWKIDPGNDSTAETPEVAAKKRRGPEWMRVVLDKDPAARNVLEVLLYPSVHALFFHRIAHWLYVRDVPVLPRAVSQFARLATGGIEIHPGARIGRRFFIDHGSGVVIGETARVGDDVMLYHQVTLGATGWWRDDGIGGKRRHPIVEDGVTIGVGASILGPVTIGAGSRIGALAIVTEDVPPGSTVVGPRASYVERRGEPVRRQTIRQLGERRDPPDYVI
- a CDS encoding LysM peptidoglycan-binding domain-containing protein, which codes for MNSLRRYRLFLTLLVGPALVIAIIVVLIITLFGGGEADTTAETTTPTVTTSPGPGDTQPTTTTPPTLRVPPTQTPVIVDTPTPTVPAEPTATPTPTATPTPAGPIEHTVQADETLSGIADAYGVALGDIVAFNDFANAEVIIFVGQIIEIPTDPSQLAERLGARPVAVTGVVIPSDGLNVRDQPNTATSTVQYVARAGSQLNLTGVFEDIDGIRWHEVEDGNWVQSQYLELGATAAPLPDAPATGTGTGAALTGVVLPDDGLNVRNEPNTTTSEVQYVALAGEQLNLTGEVQEINGIRWHELDDGNWVQGQYLELGGTAAPAPATTPAPAETAAPTPTAAATAAATEPPSDDELTAVVVPEGGLNVRTEPRVPNVQAGEADNTAYVAPARSRLQMTGENTVVDGVTWWELDDGNWVQGQYLRFG